The Sulfuricurvum sp. DNA window CAAACGTATATCTGTGAAAATGAAACGATGCTCGAACACGGTGCTGTCGGCGTTGCACTGAATTCGGATAAGCTGAGTGTCTATAACAGCTATAAATTCGACTGGTCTCCCATCGGAATCGAACATACAATCGATGAGATCAGAGCCAATCGCGTTTATAAAATTTCCGGTATGCCGGCTGTCGATTTTTATGAAAAATATCTCGGTGGCGAAGTGGCCAAGGCTCTTCCGAAAACAGGGATAGAATTTCCGCTGATTATGGATAAAAACGGGTTTAAAGTCGCACGCGCTGTTATCGCCAAACATGATGACGGCAGTATGAGTTTTGCCGGAAATCTCAATGTCGGCGATAAAGTACGGTTGGGATTCGGAAACGCAGAACTCATCATTCAGCAATCCTTCGACAATTCGTATCAGGCACCTTGTAAAAATATGCAAAGCTATTTTGTCTATTCGTGTATGGCACGAAGAAGATACATGCCGAGTCTCATCAATATCGAGATGGAACCGTTTGTTAAAAACGCACCGACAGCAGGATTTTTCAGCTATGCCGAGTTTTACCATCATGATGGGCATAATGAGCTTCTTAACCAGACGTTTACTGTTATCGGCTTGTGTGAATCCGACTGCATAGAATGTGCTGCCATTGAAAATAAGGCGAAAGACAGCTCACTGGAAAAAGACGATTATGCGATTACCGTCGGTGCGCTTGCCCATCTAATCGCACAGTCGGCAGACGATTATGAACAGCAAAAAAAGCGGCTAGAAGAAGAACAGCACTATTCCCAAAGTCTCTTAAAATCGCAAGATTTGTTTATTAAATATGCGGTTCATGAAACCAATACGCCTCTGAGTATCATTATGGGGAATATCGAGCTTTACGAGGTGGAACACGGAAAAAACCCGTACCTTTGCAATATTGAAGCTGCGATGAAAAATGTCTGTACGATTTATGATGATTTGTCCTATTTACTCATCAATAAAACGATCGAATACCCTAAACATACGATTGATTTAGTGGATTATGTTCGCAGCCGGGTTGAATTTTTCAATATTGTGGCCAAAAAAGC harbors:
- a CDS encoding FIST N-terminal domain-containing protein — protein: MITRTFEYKDLAQQQWLDEYENHRKILVQIFCGNGKETLQESSAFIKKKLPHSIIIGTTTDGEINNTHILTHSTIISVSVFTKTEITSASVDGIDCFQNGVDLAKKLVKPDTKLLILFTDGSTSNGEAFLKGIESVDNQVMVCGGMAGDNGQFTQTYICENETMLEHGAVGVALNSDKLSVYNSYKFDWSPIGIEHTIDEIRANRVYKISGMPAVDFYEKYLGGEVAKALPKTGIEFPLIMDKNGFKVARAVIAKHDDGSMSFAGNLNVGDKVRLGFGNAELIIQQSFDNSYQAPCKNMQSYFVYSCMARRRYMPSLINIEMEPFVKNAPTAGFFSYAEFYHHDGHNELLNQTFTVIGLCESDCIECAAIENKAKDSSLEKDDYAITVGALAHLIAQSADDYEQQKKRLEEEQHYSQSLLKSQDLFIKYAVHETNTPLSIIMGNIELYEVEHGKNPYLCNIEAAMKNVCTIYDDLSYLLINKTIEYPKHTIDLVDYVRSRVEFFNIVAKKANVSFIFTSQEEEFLIYFNESQLQRIIDNNLTNAIKYTKENEPIYIVIVHDKSTCKVIFKSKSSEIENPNKIFEQFYRESSQQEGFGLGLNLVKEICNNEDVAFQLSSTKEETSFTYEFKEAYL